ACTGTTTCTTCAGCTTTAGTAAATATACCCAATTGAATCTATCCTCCTTACCGCGCCAGTTGTGCTAACATAAAATCATAGGCCTAACACTTTTTTTGGTATCTTTCATTGGACATCtccagttttttttaaatttattgttacaattgcGACTTGATAGCAAGTATTTTAAGcaaaggtgatgatgatgatgatgagtgagtgaatgatgaTGTTTGATGTTTACCTACATTGTGAATATACGgatatacagtaggctatacgGATCAACCAATTTTCTGCCTTTTACAGAAAACAATAAGAGCCAGTTCAAACCTAGGGCTGCTTTCACATTGGTGTATTTTGTCGTTTTGTTGCATTATTAAGCCtcatgttttcaaattcatctttataatatcatatgcccaatattcaagattataataaacatatgtagggacaaaattcaaaacatgAGGCTCAATACATTAATACATGCAACAAAACGACAAAATACAACAATATGAAAGCAGCCTAGCTGTCTCAATACAAATTGCCAAGTCCGGAGTGATACAATATAGACTAATGAATATACTTACGATTTCAGCTGTAAGATCATATTGTCAACTGAACAAGGTTCAGCTCATGAaactcttatttttctcattcttgttAGATACCCTACCAGACTAACATAGATCTGCACATCATTGCTGATAAATAAAACTTTACtttgtaatgattattaataaatttactatTGACCATTGTTGGCCATTTATTTGTTGTTATATTATAGAAGATACATAGCAAATGAGATCAAATTTCCATTATAAATGTGGTCTTAATAGTGGATCAAATTGTTTCCTACAATTATAggtcaaattgataatttttgaaccaaTATTGACCGAGCTTGAGTCAATTTCCCATCTTTCCAGAGGGTCTTCTTTGCTTGGACAGACTATGCCTATTTCACTAAATTTGATCCAAGGTCAAATTCAGGATCATGGTGATTAATGGGTGAATAAATGAAACGACATTgccattttattcattattattttatattctagctCTAGAATGGATAGATTCTATTTCAATGTTTACTAATTCACATGGCAGAGATTGAAACATAATAGATACCTACTACTCTATTTTCACAAGAGtatatattgttgatttttattaGTATTCTACCTACCATATTTTAATCTTTAAACAAGACATCATCAAGTGTTTCTCGTGGACTGAAATTTCCAATGTTTTAAACTACTGTagcttcaaataataattaatgcatTTAATCTTCCATCAAGGCATTTTCTAATTCCATCAAGGCAGttcaataattctgaaatacaGTTCAAGCagtcaactttgaaaataattatgattcccGCTTTTGAAAACAATACTGAAAATGTAGTACCAAATGTCACCACATAGTAGGCTAGGTTAGTCTTGACCGTCCTGACATCTACCAGAAAATATCGGAATGTCAACTGTCATGGCTGTCGAAGGAGTACCACTCAACAAGAAGGCATTGATGTCTTGCGCACCATAAACTATGCCACGAGAGCGTAGCACAGTAGTTGGGtctagtggtaggttgggtcagatGTCAATTGGGTCAGATGGTTTTGTGATGTTTATAATATTGGGGCAAATGGTATATTGGGTCAGATGTCTATTGGGTCAAGTGGTTTCGCGGCTTTTTTCGATTTAAAAAATTGGGtcaagtggtaggttgggtcaagTGGGAATTGGGTCAGTTGGTATGCACCCGAAAGGACGATTCTGGTGCCTTAGCAATGCATATCACCCTTGGTAGACAAAATATGGACATTGAGGAAGGTCTTTATAGCTCAcctgtaaatgaaaatattaaaaactgtaAGAATGCTCTTACTAGCAAAGAGATGCATATAATGTGCCAAAAAGTCTGCCTCACAAAGAACCTCACAGTCATTACCCTACAAGGTAATACCATAATGACATCACTCTTtgtatattgaatgataaaatgCTAGAATAATTTCATAAACATTAAAATTGTCTACCTTTATAACGTAGAATCGTTATTTTTAAAAGTGAGTATGCAAACATGTTGCGCTCAAAAACATTCcatttgagttgaaattttaatacTGTCTGGTTGGCTAGCCTTCAAGTTTactgtgaaaaacaaaaagcCTGCAGCTGTTGAGCAAAATTATTCAAGCTGTCTACTGTACTCAGTGACTCAGTGtacaaaactattattattctgaaaaatctttCTGTTTTAATTTTAAGCTTTAAGCTGTTGCAAAAGTGGATTATCATTTAATCTTTGACAAGCTATAAGATCAATTATGTCGGAAAATAAGAACAGTAATGCAGGAAGAAATGCATTAGGTGTTTTAGCAGGAGCAGCAGCTATAGGAGTTGGATACgctctttattctatttttacttCTGAAAGTCAAGAACATCCTATACAGGAACGTACAAGTTCTTCTGTTACAAACAGGAGCACTAACTCACAGTTAGTAAGAAGGTAGGTACTTGAATAGTTCAAGTTATAAGATTATAATGTTACTTTTTCAAAACCTTgtaaactataataatattagacctatataataaaaaatatcttgAGCAATGACCAGACTTCTCAGAATGGTTTTTGTCAAAAAACAGTAAAATCTACTAAAAGGAATAAATGACAGTGTAATAGGTTAGCCAAACCTTGAAAATATTACCATTGACATCTGGCATAGACTCAATGCTAGGCCTATCttagaaaaatttattatatttgttgCTTGTTGAACCTGCAAAACCTGACTACACTCCGTGCAAATATTATGGCGGCCATTGTAATATATTGCCAATATAAAAGCCATTTTGGATATTGCCAATATAAAAGATATTGTGGCACCTCATTTGTCCGATCTCATTCGGGAGTTTTTCCAGACGAGCTGAAGCAGTCAAGGACTGTCCCAATATTCAAAAAAGGAGATCCTAATCTTTTGGAAAATTTCACACCAGTTTCCATTGCCCCTATATTTGGTAAAGTCATGGAGTCGGTAATGAAGGAGCAACTGGTTAACCAATTTGAGGGGAATCAGTTGTTTGTGGAGAGTTAGCATGGTTTTCGCGGGGGCAAATCTACCACTACAGATGCCTTGTCTCTTGTTAGGGGTGTTTTGGAGGCTTTTGCGGCAGGGGATTCCATGGGTTTGGTGCTATGTGATTTAAAAGTAAAGCCTGTAATTGCGTATCACACACTTTGCTGCTATAGAAACTGGAGTGCAATGGAGTTGATGGTGTAGTGCTCAGCACTTTACAGTCATACCTTCAGAACAGAAAGCAGATTGTGGAGGTGGAAATGGCTCATTCGGCTAAGTTTGATGCGCTTCATGGAGTCCCGCAAGGATCAATGCTTGGGCCGCTGTTATTTCTCATACTCATCAACGATCTCCACCTACAGAATTCTAGTCtgctgtttgctgatgatactacCATAGTTGGTAAGGGCAGTGGACCCCTGGAAGCTAGACGCTGTGCACAGGAGCTGTTTTCCGAGGCTAAAGAGTGGTTTGCTGCAAACAAACTCAAGTTGAACGAGGCCAAGACACAGGAGATGCTTTGTACTCTTAGCACCCACACTCCAGGGGATAAAGCAGTCACTTTTCTTGGCTTTGGAATTGATGCCAAATTAAGTTGGGAGCCGCATATTGACCAGGTAGGCAGGAGACTGTCTAGAATAATCTACCTGTTCAGAAAGCTGAGAAGCCTCCTGAGTCTCAACAGACTTCTAATGATGTACCATGCAGTGTTTGGCAGTCATGTGCAGTATGTAATTCTTCTCTTGGGCCATTCTCCGAAATTCTTCTTTTGCttcttcaaaagaaggcactgcGGATCCTTACCTACAGTGACTTCATTGCCCATTGTCAACCCATCTTCAGACGCCTAAAGTGTCTTCAGGCTGTATATACTGGCCTCTCTTACTGCAGTGAAGATAAACAGGGCTAACATAATGAGTAGGTGTCAGGTGCATTCATACGGTACCTGCGGAAGGCTACAGTTGGAGATTCCACGCTGTAGGTTGTCAAGAGTGAAGGACTCTTTCCCAGTGTTGGCACTCAAAATGTTCAATCTGCTGCCGGGCTCGGTGAGGGATCTGTCTGACTGTCAAGGTGTCTGATTGAAAGAAGCTATTATAGTATCAATGATTTCCTTGGGGATAGCTTTGAGGGACTGTGATGCCACGCCATCTTGAttataaagttttttattttttgacgcGATCTATCCGGGAACACCTGGCTAAAGATCAAGACTTGGATATatggatattttttaaattctaatcaatattttaatCTCATGTATTTTCTATGTTTTCCAGCTCCCCCAGagcaccacaatatgatacacatTCATCTCAATTAGAAAGATCGGAGAAACAAGAAAGGAAACAGGAATACAAGCTAGACGTTTGTTCCATCTGTCTGGAGGAAGTGAAAGGAATTGTGAAAGTATTGACTTGCGATCATCATTTTCATATGAAATGTGTGGATGAATGGTTTCAAGACAGTCAACGAGTGAGttaattatacaaaattaagtttaattgataaaaattcgttgactactgcattattttcaagttgatcagtaaCCGTTTAGATTCATGTGGTaaaattcttcttcttacaaacaacGATTAAGCTATAGCCTGTTCCGACTAACATCTAGCTTACTATTCAAGTGAacctacaatattttgtaaaattttctattattgtcaccgcttgcgtggtctgccaacattTCTTTTGCCTTCCGGCTGGTGATAgatttttaaggctgtgcaattCTCTCAGCTGACTTTTTTTGCTCCCTCCATTGATTCCGATTTTGAgcaactctttcattcatgctgtaaatattcaatattcttccCTGATATCTTCAATCCTGAAATGATCACAAGTATCAAGAATCAACTATTTTATTTGCcgcaaaacttgaaaaaaacaataagCATCGTCAATCAACGGAACAATTtataatgcaataatttataatacaacCTCTGTCTTGAGTTGCATAatggcatagagaaacaatagcataagtagatatcccatggtatagggcgtttatgtcgcaacttttactgttatctcaagctgatagttcatgtaattctttcctgtgaag
Above is a window of Nilaparvata lugens isolate BPH chromosome 4, ASM1435652v1, whole genome shotgun sequence DNA encoding:
- the LOC111047604 gene encoding E3 ubiquitin-protein ligase RNF13; translation: MSENKNSNAGRNALGVLAGAAAIGVGYALYSIFTSESQEHPIQERTSSSVTNRSTNSQLVRSSPRAPQYDTHSSQLERSEKQERKQEYKLDVCSICLEEVKGIVKVLTCDHHFHMKCVDEWFQDSQRKCPICRIGVEYTGE